In the Desulfitobacterium hafniense DCB-2 genome, ACTGCTAAGATATACTTTAAAAATCAATGGGTGTCACTCCTCGTATGAGGAGTGTGGATTGAAATAGCTTTTCCTCAACGTCTAATTTTAAAATTGGAGTCACTCCTCGTATGAGGAGTGTGGATTGAAATTAAGTGCGACAACACAATGAAGGGTTTCATTTTTGTCACTCCTCGTATGAGGAGTGTGGATTGAAATATTATACTTCAGGAAATCTTCCGAATCCTCTATCAGTCACTCCTCGTATGAGGAGTGTGGATTGAAATATATTGTCTTCGTTGGGACAACTGCCAATAATTATGGTCACTCCTCGTATGAGGAGTGTGGATTGAAATAATGGAAATATCAACGTTGATTATGAGTGGGAATGTCACTCCTCGTATGAGGAGTGTGGATTGAAATCCACATGATCAGCGAACAGGTCTACAGCTGGAACGTCACTCCTCGTATGAGGAGTGTGGATTGAAATTTTGGTACAATTGGATTCTTTCTAGCAATGTCAGTCACTCCTCGTATGAGGAGTGTGGATTGAAATGAAGCTAAAGTGAAGGATTTATGGAACCATACTCCTGTCACTCCTCGTATGAGGAGTGTGGATTGAAATCGGCGAGGATCGTGTCGGCATGGGGCGCAACCGCAAGTCACTCCTCGTATGAGGAGTGTGGATTGAAATCGTGGATGAGGCTGAGGCGGCGTTGAGGGAGGTGCGGTCACTCCTCGTATGAGGAGTGTGGATTGAAATTTTAACTCAGGCTATGTTGATTACCTGGATGCCAACGTCACTCCTCGTATGAGGAGTGTGGATTGAAATAAAAGAGACTCGGGTTAGGGCATGCACCCTTGGGGGGTCACTCCTCGTATGAGGAGTGTGGATTGAAATGGGGGAACAGCAAACGATGGGCAAAATCAGCTACGTCACTCCTCGTATGAGGAGTGTGGATTGAAATAGTAAAGCCCAATAGCGTAGGAGTGCCTCCGGTAGTCACTCCTCGTATGAGGAGTGTGGATTGAAATTAAAGTACTTTAATAGATGGCTTAAGTCAAATAGGTCACTCCTCGTATGAGGAGTGTGGATTGAAATCAGCCCTCCCTGCTCTGGTGACTGGAGTGGCCATAGTCACTCCTCGTATGAGGAGTGTGGATTGAAATCCTCTCGGGTGGACCGACTTAGATGCCTAGGGAGTCACTCCTCGTATGAGGAGTGTGGATTGAAATTGCGCGTGGTCTTGCAAAGGGAAGCAGAGCTGCCAAGTCACTCCTCGTGTGAGGAGTGTGGATTGAAATTCCTTGCAGCATGGTGTGGCCTCCGCAGGGGTGAAGTCACTCCTCGTATGGGGAGTGTGGATTGAAATAAGGCCATTAACGCGAGTGGAAAGCTTACGGATTAGTCACTCCTCGTGTGAGGAGTATGGATTGAAATAACGTGTTAGGAACTAATGGGCGCTTTGCTCTTAATCGTCAATCCTCGTATGAGGAGTGTGGATTGAAATAAATAGGAGGGACTATTTCAACTGGTCCCTTGATTTCTAATACAAAGCCGGCCTGGGATCCCCAGGTCGGCTTTGTATTACATAGCTATTTTTGATTCCAATATTTCTATTCTTCTACGAAGCTCATTTATTTCAGTCTTATCGTCTCTCAGTTCCTTAACTGCTTGCCAAGTCATCTCCTGCTTAGCGGAGATTTCATCCAACTTATCAAGTTTTTTATATGTTTCTCGATTGTCAGCCTTCAATGCTTTGATATCGGATTCAATCCGGTCAAGAATATTCAGCCTTTCAAGGATAATATCCAACTTGTCCATTGCTTATCCCTCCTGAGTTTTATAGTACCACAGTGATATTTGTAATACAATGCTTGGAGCTGCCGTTGGCTGAATGAATTAAGAGGGTCATTTAAGCTACGTTGCTCCCTGTGAGAGAGCGTGAATTACTTAAGAAATAGATTTCTATTGAGATTTTGAGAGTTTTCTGATAAATTATAGTTAATCGGTCGGCTGGCCGACTGAGAAGGAGGTTTTTTCAACTTGACGGACAAGAAAGAAGCGGCAGAACAACCCATCGACATGCGCCGGCATATTCTCACTGTGGCCGGTGGATTAATGATTGAAAAAGGAGTCAAGGAAACCAGCTTAAAAGACATTGCCCAGGAAGCGGGGATTAGCAAGGGGACATTATATTACTACTATTCAGCTAAAGAAGACATTATTTATGACATTGCCAACCATAACTTAAAACAAATTACGGACGGTTTGCTGGCCTGGATTGAAGATGCCAATACAGAAGTTGCCCCTGAGGAGGTCCTGAAAACAGTATTTGAACAAATATTGGGGGCTGAAACCAGGGGAAAGCTTCATCTTTATCTTCTCAGCGATGCAGGAACAAGCAATACTCTTCTCAAAGAAAAATTCAAAGAACAGTATCAAGAGTGGAGAAAAACCTTGCAATATGGTTTGGATAAGATCTTACCCTCCCAGAACCAAAAGAACGTAATGCTTTCCTACTTAATCCTGGCTGCCCTTGACGGGCTGATTATCCAAAGGTTGTTCGGAACCGAAGAGATTCCTGTGCAAGAAATCGTCAAGCTCTTGGTAAATGCCGAATAGCTTTTTTGATAAGATATACAAATTGTGAAAGAGAGTGAGACGATCGAGATGAATACCTTGTATTGCAGATTGTATCAGAGGACTTTACAATTAGCATCTTATTTTCTTCCCTGGCGCAAACCTACCTTGCTGGAGGGCGCAAACAGTTTGAATAAGCTGCCTGAGGTAATAAGCCGCAAGGGCATCAGCAAAATCCTGATTGTCACGGATCAGGGAATTTCCTCCTTAGGACTGGTGAATAGCTTTCTTCAAGATCTTGATAAGGCAGGAGTCAGGTATACTGTTTATGATAAAACCGTGCCAAATCCTACCCTTGATAATATTGAAGAAGCCCTGAAATTGTACCAGGAACAGCAGTGCGAAGGCATTGTGGCCTTTGGCGGCGGTTCTCCTATGGACTGTGCTAAGGGGGTGGGTGCCAGAGTAGCCAATCCCCATAAGAGCATCTCGCAAATGAAGGGCGTTCTTAAAGTGAGGAGAAAGCTTCCACCTTTGTTTGCCATTCCTACCACAGCCGGGACAGGAAGTGAAGCCACCCTTGCCGCCGTTATATCAGATCCCCGAAACCGTGAAAAATACCCGGTTAACGATACGGCTCTTATCCCTCACTATGCCGTCCTCGATCCGTTGCTGACTGTGGGTCTGCCGAAACACATCACTTCCACAACAGGCCTGGATGCCCTTACCCATGCGGTGGAAGCCTATATCGGCAGAAGCAATACCCAGGAGACCACGGAATTAAGCAGGAAAGCAGTGCGCTTGATTTTTGATAATCTCTATATAGCCTATTCCCAGGGAGAGAACGTAAAAGCCCGGGAGAATATGCTCAAGGCCTCCTATTATGCCGGAGTGGCCTTTACCCGCGCTTATGTGGGATATATTCATGCTCTGGCCCATGCTTTGGGAGGGTTTTACGGAGTACCCCATGGATTGGCTAATGCCGTAATTCTTCCTTGTGTTCTGGAATACTATGGAGAAGCGGTCCATGAACGGCTGGCTGAATTAGCCGATGTTCTGGAAATGGGTTCACCTGGGGATAGCCATGAGCAAAAAGCAACCCTATTCATTGAGGCCATCAAGGAACTGAGTAAGAAAATGAACATTCCCCGAAAAATTGACGGTATTCTCGCCGAAGATATTCCTTTGCTGGTAGAGCATGCCTGGAAGGAAGCCACCCCGCTTTATCCCGTCCCCAGGCTCTTGTCCAGAAATGATCTAAACAATATCCTGAACTTGATCGGTTCTGCCCAAAAGGAGGAGGTCTAAGATGCCGGATATAAAAGAAATTTTAGTCAAACAAAAGGCTTTTTTCCAGACCGGGAAAACCAAGGAGCTTCAGTTTCGGGTGGATATGCTGAATAAACTGCGGTCAGCCATAAAAATCCATGAGGAGGAGATTATGGCGGCTTTGAAGGCTGACCTGAATAAAGCGCCTTTTGAAGCCTATGCCACAGAAGTGGGCATGGTACTGGAGGAACTCAACTATACGCTTAAACATATCTCAAGCTGGGTCAAACCTAAACGTGTGCGGACTCCTCTGGTGCACTTTCCTTCCGCCAGCTATCTTTATACAGAACCCTACGGCTCCGTTCTGATTATGTCACCCTGGAATTATCCCTTTCAGCTGGCCTTGGCTCCTTTGGTGGGGGCTATAAGTGCAGGAAACTGCGCCGTCCTCAAGCCTTCGGAGTATTCGGCCAACACTTCCGCAATGATCGAGAGGATAGTCAAAGAAATCTTTGACGAGTCCTTTGTGGCTGTGGTTCGTGGAGGCAGAGAAGCCAACAAAACCCTGCTCAATGAAAAGTTTGACTATATCTTTTTTACCGGCAGCGTCGGGGTGGGAAAAACGGTGATGGAATCCGCCGCCAGACACCTGACCCCGGTAACTCTGGAATTGGGCGGGAAAAGCCCCTGTATTATCGATGACACTGCCGATCTTGAATTGGCGGCCAAAAGAATCGTCTGGGGAAAATTTCTGAATGCGGGACAGACCTGTGTTGCGCCAGATTATCTGCTTGTGCATAGGACTGTTAAAGAAAAACTCATCCAGGAGATCAAGAAATCCATTACTGCCTTTTATGGCCATGATCCTTTAGGCAACGAAGACTATCCTAAAATCATCAATCAGAAGCACTTCGAGCGGCTTCTAGGCTTGCTGAAAAGCGGGCGGGTTGTAGAGGGGGGCCGGTCCGATGAGAAAACCAGGCGGATTGCGCCCACCATTCTGGATGATGTAACCTGGGAAAGCCCGGTGATGCAGGAAGAAATCTTTGGACCCCTGCTGCCGGTGCTGGAATTTGAGAGCTTTGACGCTGCCCTTGCTATGGTCAATCAGCATCCCAAGCCGCTGGCTTTGTATCTGTTCACCAGAAGCAAGGATCATGAGGCCCAGGCCATCAGCAAAACGTCCTTCGGCGGCGGATGCATCAATGATACGATTATACATCTGGCTAACCCCAATCTGCGCTTTGGAGGTGTGGGGGAGAGCGGCATGGGGCAGTATCACGGCAAAGGAAGCTATGACACCTTTTCCCATACGAAAAGCATTATGAAGAAATCCAATAAGCTGGATATCCCGCTTCGGTATCCGCCCTTCAGAAATCATTTGTCTCTGCTTAAGAAGCTTATGAAGTAAAATTTCAGCACAGACTGCAGTTAGTCTGTGCTGAAATCTATCTCTTGAAGTTTAGAAGACAAGGCCGAGAGCGATCAGGATCAGAATAGCAATGGCGATAATGCCAATTCCTGCTGCGCATAAAAACATAGGCTAAGCCCCCTTTAGCTTTATATTCCATAATATGCAAAAAGTGTTTTTGTGGAATATTAAGGAAGAGGAATTGGGTCTGATTTCAGGGAAGGACGACTTGGTATAGTAAGTTCACTTGAAGCATAAATCATTTTCGAATAATGTATCTTAGCATCTGGATGTGTAATGCTTGATCAATGACAAGCTGTACGAGCTTGGCGTTTTCCGCTCTCAATCTTCTGATATCAGAGATTCTATTTAGGTTATAGTTCAGAATGTTTAAAAGTATCTCGGTACAACATTTTATCATTATTTATATTTCCTCCTTTTTGGAAAATCATAATTTAGTTAATTTAATTATATTCTGGAGGATAACATAATGTTCCACGACGACATATTACATCTGTTTGCTCAATTAAACTTATATGAACATGGCTGCGAGTAATTGATATTATTTACATTTATTGGTATAATGAAATTGTCAGACCTGATAAGTCTGTGGATTGAAATATATATGTTTTTTTGTGCAAAGAGGATGTCTTTCCATAAGATTTGGTAAAGATGTTCTTTTTCTTTATTGGGTTTGAAAAACGACAAAATACAACACAAAATATGGTAAAAGAAGAGCTATAATTAAAGACAAGCTCGAATTTAATAGAGAGGAGGATGTTCATGGTTCGATTATCTTATCCTATTGCCATGGAGATAGCCGGCAATACCGCTATGTGGACAAGACCGGATAGCGGTGACTGTCCGGTTAGCTATCCAGCTCCAACCTATTCTGCAGTCAAAGCTATTTTTGAATCTGTGGCATGGGGGCCCGGCGTGGAAATAATTCCTACAAAAGTAGAGTTGTGTGCGCCTATACAATACCACTCTTATTGCACCAACTATGGAGGACCGTTACGAAGCACTAAATCGATTAAAGAGGGAAATAATTATCAATTGTATGCCACCGTGTTAATTGATGTCTGCTATAGACTCTACGCAGAAGTTGTTCCTTATAAAGACAAAAGCCGATTACCGGAAAGTGCTGTGCAATGGGATAAAAAAACGACCTCCCCCGGTCATGCTTATCAAAGTATTTTTAATAGGAGACTTAAACGAGGTCAATGCTATTCCATTCCTACATTGGGATGGAAAGAATTTACCCCTTCTTATTTCGGCGAATTTCGGGACACAACACAGGTGCTCTCCGATGCACTTCCCATCGTCATACCATCGATGCTGAGGCGGGTTTTTGCCAAAGGATATGGGTCTCCGGTTTCCTATGTCTATGACAATGATCTCGTCATCCGGAATGGCGTGCTGGAGTATCCGCAAAGGAGTGAAAACTATGCTCAATGAATTGTATAGTTTGTCCACTGCCATGAAAAGTAAAGGGATCAGCGCCAAGGAATGGCATAGGGAATACAAATCTTTACCTAAAGTAACAGCCAAATCACCCTGTATTAGAATATGGCTTGCTCAGGACGGCTCGATCTGTGGACTCGAGAGCATAAGTGCTGAACTTGCCCAGTCATTGAGAAAATACGGGAACAACCAGGGAACTTTTCCCGCTTTCAATATCGCTCCCCTTTACCGTATCACTGAGGAAGAGCAGCTTACCGAGTTGGAACAAATTGAAAAAGGCACTATTCCGCTTGATCTTGACAAAATTAAATCATGGTGTGTCCATGACAACTGGAAAGGAAGCATTGTCAAAAAAGTCGATAGAAGCTTGCATACGATTCCTCAGACCCTTTCGGGTCTAATTGGGAATCAAGAACAACCCGAAGGAAGGCTCATTTCCAAGCTGATCCAGTTAGCCTCCGGTTTTAGAAATGAGCCGGATAAAAGCTTTAAGTCCGCCCTGGAAAAGTGCGTTTTCGCCAAGCTTCAAAAACAAGAGGACATTGGCACTCTGCTTACGGTGCTATTCCATAAAGGCAACCCTAAAAAGGAACATAATGATGATACAGGCTCAATTTCAGTTGTATTGGATTTATTTGATTGGCAACAGTATGGGTACCCAGTAACAAGCCAACACTTCACCGAATGGCTCAACGATATGTTGTTGAAATCCAGCTCGCGGAGTGCGTCCCAACCATCTAAGGATGTTGAACGTGATGCCTTTGGTATTCCTTTTATCAATCCCGATGAACCGATGCCAAGCGTGAAGCTCAGTGGTTTTGAGGTAACCCTGCGTTCGATGTTCAACGGACAGCCTTGTCAGTACCGTTATGAACAGATCGATGATGGCTCTTATCCCATTGCCATGGAAAACCGCTCTCTTATCAAAAAATCACTGGAATGGGCTGCCGACCTGGAGCGGGAGGGTATCACATGGCGGAAAATTGATAAGAGCGAAATCGTATTTGCCTATCCTTCCAAGCTGCTGGAAATTTCACCAAAATTTGTTTCAATCTTCGGTTCCGGTCAGGCAGAAAATTCGGCCCGGGCAGAAGCGCGTTTTGAGAATATCGCCAAAGATTTTATTAGGACGCTTAGAGGCCTTCTCCCAGAAGAAACTCCCAAGTTTATTCAAATTTTCACGATCCGCAAACTGGATAAGGCCCGCTCAAAAGTGATATTTACCCGAAATTGTTCGCCGGATCAGCTTATTCAAGCGGCGGAGGACTGGCAGGCTGGTTGTGGGAATATACCGGAAACAGAGCTGGGCAAAAGAGAAACTCCTTTCCCGCTGCAAGTGGCTCGAATCGTCAACAATGTGTGGAAGCAAAACGGGGAATTGGCCCAGGGCCAGACTGCCGTTGAACGAATGAAATATTATCAGGGCATGGAATTGCTTCTTGATCCTATGCAGGAAAATATGATTGGTAATTATCTTCATGTCACACTCACCCATTCATCCGGGCTAGTAAGCTATATTGGCAACTGGGTGCATGGCGGTTCAAGCTGTAAGAGCAAGACAGAAGAGAAAGCTTTAGAGAAATTGAAAAATGAAGCAGCTCTTCTGTTGGATGTCTTAGGGCTGCTGCTGTACAAACGGGGTGAGAGAAAGGAGAAATACATGGAAAATATGGCGTATTTGGTCGGACAGCTCTTGAAAATATCCGACGAGCTGCATACTTTGTACTGCAAAGTTGTGCGGGGTGGGGATGTTCCTCCGCAACTGGCGGGCAGCGCTTTGTTTGCAGCGGCCGGCGAAAGGCCTTACCAAACGATAGCTCAGTTGTCCCTTCGCATGAATCCTTATATAACCTGGGCCAAACACTACCGCTTTAAAAATATTTCAACTAAAGATGAAGAAAGTTGGAGAGCACGCTGGTATCTCAATTTGTATGAAGATGCGGCAAATAAATTGCTTCCTGCAATGACAGATTCAACACGTTTTAATGATTTTGAAAAGGCACAGCTTTTTATTGGCTATCTGGCATCCTTTCCTAGAAGAGGGTCTTCAGTAACTGTGGCCGATGAGAGCGATAATGATAATAATGTAGGAGGGGCTAATTATGAACAGTGAAATCAAGCGCGCAACCGGTTTAATGGTCATTGAAGTTGTAAATTCAAATGCAAACGGCGACCCGGACAGGGAGAGCGATCCCCGCCAGCGTCCTAATGGTATAGGTGAAATTTCACCAGTTTCCTTCAAGCGCAAGCTGCGTGATTTGGTGGGGGATCACGATAGTGTGTTTTATCAAAATCTCCCGGAGGTTTACGTTAAAAACTCGGATCATTACTGCATATTGGAATCGCGGGGGCGTGACAGGAAATCCATTCAAAGCGAGATGTCAAAAGATATTAAAAACTTCGAACAGAAGAGTTTCTTGGAGAGCACTTTTGTTAAAAAATATTGGGATGCAAGAATCTTTGGCAACACTTTTTTGGAAGAGGGAGCGAATAAAGGGTTTATCAAAACAGGTGTTGTTCAGTTTGGTGTAGGTACGTCGATTTCTCCGGTCAATATCATTCGTCATACCAATACGAATAAGGCCGGTGTGCAAGAGGGTAAAAATGCCGGAATGGCTCCCTTAGCCTTTCGCATCGTGGAGCACGGTGTTTATTGTATGCCGTTTTTTGTGAATCCCAATTATGCAGCCAAGACAGGCTGCACTCAAGAAGATATTGATCTACTTAAGCTATTAATTCCCAAAGCGTATGACCTGAATCGTTCCGCCATTCGCCCCGATGTGCGCATTCGGCATGCCTGGTATATTGAGCATCTGAATGCTCTGGGCAGTTGCCCGGATTATCTCCTCCTGGAAGCGCTTACACCAAAACGGATTGGCGATGTGACCATAGCATCGAAAAGCTGGGCCGATTATGAAGATAAGACAGATCTACCGGAAGAATTGAAGGCCAAAGTGAGCTCAGCAACCGACCTGATGCTGGTATGATTTACTACGCGCACAGTCGCAAAGACGACATCCCTGAGCAGACGTACGCGGAGCATGTTTGTGGTGTAAGGTCGTGGGGCCGCGATTATGTTCAGGAGATAAGCTGCTATGCAAAATGTGATAATACACTGCTGTCACAGATTATAGAAAAAGCGTCCACCATTCATGATCTGGGCAAACTGAATAAGAAAAATCAGGATGTACTTGCCGGGAGAGAGCAGGATGAAAAGCTTCCGGTACATCATTGGGACGCGGGAGCAGCCTATTTTCTGAGAAACAGCCATTTGTCTGTTTTTTCCGCCGCTGTAATCCAGGCTCACCACAAGGGTTTTCCTGATTTTACTGTCGAAGTGGAGAGGGACGATGCGGCTTTTCGAGATAGAGCCATTGCGTCTGAGGTGGATAAAGAGCTGCCGGAGCTTGAAGCCATCCATAACAACCTCGTTGACAGCCGGTTTGAGTATGATAGGGAGGAAATCAAGGGAGATAAATCAGTTTTCCTGCGGATGCTCTTATCATGCCTCGTCGATGCGGACCACACCGATACGGCCATCCATTACCGGAAGTATCCGGCGGAAATGAGCCCGGTCAGATTGCGCGCCGCGGAACGGCTTGCCCAATTAGACCGGCATATTGCCGGGCTGAAGCAAACAGGAGCTGATGATGCTCGGAATGCTTTACGCAATGAGATGTATTTAGCGTGTCGAAATGCTGACATCGATGCCGGTATAACTTCCTGTGACAGCCCGGTTGGCTCCGGAAAGACGACGGCGATCATGGCTCATTTGCTTGCACAGGCAGAGAAGCGAGGGTTGCGGCGTATCTTTGTTGTACTGCCTTTTACAAATATCATTAAACAATCCGTCGATATCTATCGGAAGACACTTGTTTTGCCGGGGGAAAACGCTGAGGAGGTCGTAGCGGAACTGCATCACCGGGCAGACTTTGAGAGCAAGGACGCCAGACACCTGACCGCGCTATGGCGAGCGCCCATTATTGTGACAACGGCTGTTGCTTTTTTTGAAACGCTGGCCTCGAATTCCACCGCGGCCCTGCGCCGCTTGCATGAATTACCCGGCAGTGCTGTTTTTGTGGATGAATCCCATGCTGCGTTGCCGGCCAAACTGCTGCCTATTGCCTGGAAGTGGATCAATGTTTATGCCGCGGAATGGAACTGCTACTGGGTTCTGGCGTCCGGTTCGCTGAATCGATTCTGGACAATACCGGAAATTATCGGCAACGAAAGTTTCCACCCTGTACCAGAAATCATTGACGATGAACTGCGCAAACGCCTTGCGGTCTATGAAAACAATCGGATTTCTTATCATTGTGATTTATTCCCCAAAGGCACGGCGGAGCTTGCTCAATGGATCAGCGGTTTTCCGGGGCCGAGACTGGTTATCTTGAACACAGTTCAAAGTGCTGCTGTATTAGCGGACTATTTTTCAGAGCACTTTGGCCGAGAATGTGTGGAGCATCTGTCTACGGCTTTGACTCCAAATGATCGGAGCAATACTCTCGAACGGATAAAAAAGCGCTTGATGGATAAAAAGGATACGAATTGGACCCTGATCGCAACATCATGTATTGAAGCCGGTGTAAATCTGTCTTTCAGAACTGGATTTCGTGAACTTGGCGCCTTGGTATCGCTGCTGCAAGCTTCAGGGCGTGTCAATCGGGAAGGGGTTCTTGATAATGCGGAGATGTGGACATTTTGTATTTTAGAAGATGGAATGCTGAGGCTTAATCCTGGTTTAAAAGAGGCCGCCGCTGTTCTTAAAAGGTTTTTTGAAGGGAACAGTGCCATTGTGCCGGAATTGAGCACCCAATCCCTCACTGATGAAATCGCTTTATATGGGCTGTCTGGAAAACATAGAAACTTGGTCACCAATGAGAAATTGCAAAATTTTCGTAAGGTAGAAGAGGATTTCAAGGTAATTGACAGCGATACTCGTCTTGTAGTTGTTGACCCGAGTATGGCAAAACGCTTGCAATATGGAAAAGTCGATTGGAAAGAACTGCAAAAGGTCTCGGTTCAAATTGCCAAATATAAATTGGATGAACTGAGAACGCCTATGATCATGGATAAAATATACAGGTGGAACCTGGAATACGATGGCTTTCTCGGTTATATGGCTGGTATCGTGAAATTAAAAAAGTATAGCGGAGGGGCAATCATCATTTGATTTACTGGAGATTGTGAATGGCGAAAAGACGCAACATTATCTGGAGGGTTTAAATGGAATATCAAGAAGACGATTTCCTGCTCTTATCGGGCATCCAGCACTATGTGTTTTGCAAACGCCAATGGGCCTTGATCCACATTGAACAGCAATGGCAGGAAAACTTCCGTACCATCGAAGGGGCAATCCTGCACGAGAAAACCCATGACTCGACGATCAAGGAAAAGCGGGGAGCGCTGATTATTTCCCGGGGTATGGGGATTTTTTCCCGTACCCTGGGGATCACCGGAGCCTGTGATGTGGTGGAGTTTCATAAGTCCCGGGACGGAGTCACCCTTTATGGCCGGGAGGGGACTTACCAGCCGGTTCCTGTGGAATACAAGCGGGGCAAACCCAAGCAGGATAATGCGGATGTGCTGCAGTTATGTGCTCAGGCCATGTGCTTGGAAGAGATGCTCCTCTGCACCATACCGGAAGGATTTTTGTATTATGGTGAACCCAGACGCAGAACGAAAGTTATCCTGGATGAGGAGATTCGGGAGGAAGTCAAAAGGATTTGTCAAGAGATGCATGAGCTTTATGCCAAGAGATATACCCCTAAAGTTAAAACGACGAAAGCATGCCGAGCCTGCTCCCTCAGTGAAATCTGTCTGCCCAAGCTGTGTAAGAACCCATCGGCCCTGGACTATATGAAGAAAATGATTGCAGAGATCGAGGTTGAGCCATGAGAAAATTATTGAATACCCTCTACGTGACTTCGCCCAATACTTATCTATCGCTTGACGGAGAAAATATTGTGATTTTGAAGGATGATGTGGAGGCCTTGAGAGTCCCTTTGCATAATCTGGAGAGCATCATTGCCTTTGGCTATACCGGGGCCAGCCCGGCTTTGATGGGCGCTTGTGCCAAGCGCAATATCTCCTTGAGCTTTATGAAATCCAACGGAAAATTTCTGGGCAGAGTAGTGGGGGAAGTCAGAGGGAATGTCACTTTAAGAAAAGCGCAATACAGACTTTCGGATGATGAAGCGACAAGCCATAGAATTGCCAAGAGTTTTATTTTGGGGAAAGTATATAATTCCCGCTGGGTGGTGGAACGGGCCACCCGGGATCACGGGGCAAGACTGGATGTAGAGAAATTAAAGGGAGTCTGCCAAACCTTGGCTAATGCTCTGAGACTGGTCGAGAACAGTAAGGATTTGGACCAGCTGCGGGGTGTTGAGGGGGAGGCTGCAGCCCAATATTTCCGGGTGCTGGATGATCTGATTCTCCAGCAGAAGGAGGATTTTTACTTCAAATGTCGTAATAAACGGCCTCCTCTGGACAATGTTAATGCTATGCTCTCTTTTATCTACACCTTGTTGGCCCATGATGCCGCTGCTGCTCTGGAAACAGTGGGACTGGACCCCTATGTAGGATTTTTGCACCGGGATAGACCGGGAAGGATCTCGCTGGCCCTGGATCTGATGGAAGAGCTGCGGGCAGTTTTTGCAGATCGTTTTGTCCTTTCTTTAATCAATAGAAGGGAAGTCAATCCCAGCGGGTTCACCCGAATGGAAAATGGAGCAGTTGTAATGGATGATGATACCAGAAGAGATATCCTTAAGGCATGGCAAAGCAGGAAACAGGAAGAGATCAAGCATCCCTTTCTGCAGGAGAAAATGGAGTGGGGGCTTGTGCCCTATGCTCAGGCTATGTTGCTGGCCCGGTTTATCCGTGGG is a window encoding:
- the cas1c gene encoding type I-C CRISPR-associated endonuclease Cas1c encodes the protein MRKLLNTLYVTSPNTYLSLDGENIVILKDDVEALRVPLHNLESIIAFGYTGASPALMGACAKRNISLSFMKSNGKFLGRVVGEVRGNVTLRKAQYRLSDDEATSHRIAKSFILGKVYNSRWVVERATRDHGARLDVEKLKGVCQTLANALRLVENSKDLDQLRGVEGEAAAQYFRVLDDLILQQKEDFYFKCRNKRPPLDNVNAMLSFIYTLLAHDAAAALETVGLDPYVGFLHRDRPGRISLALDLMEELRAVFADRFVLSLINRREVNPSGFTRMENGAVVMDDDTRRDILKAWQSRKQEEIKHPFLQEKMEWGLVPYAQAMLLARFIRGDLDGYPAFMWK
- the cas4 gene encoding CRISPR-associated protein Cas4 — protein: MEYQEDDFLLLSGIQHYVFCKRQWALIHIEQQWQENFRTIEGAILHEKTHDSTIKEKRGALIISRGMGIFSRTLGITGACDVVEFHKSRDGVTLYGREGTYQPVPVEYKRGKPKQDNADVLQLCAQAMCLEEMLLCTIPEGFLYYGEPRRRTKVILDEEIREEVKRICQEMHELYAKRYTPKVKTTKACRACSLSEICLPKLCKNPSALDYMKKMIAEIEVEP
- a CDS encoding CRISPR-associated endonuclease Cas3'' — translated: MIYYAHSRKDDIPEQTYAEHVCGVRSWGRDYVQEISCYAKCDNTLLSQIIEKASTIHDLGKLNKKNQDVLAGREQDEKLPVHHWDAGAAYFLRNSHLSVFSAAVIQAHHKGFPDFTVEVERDDAAFRDRAIASEVDKELPELEAIHNNLVDSRFEYDREEIKGDKSVFLRMLLSCLVDADHTDTAIHYRKYPAEMSPVRLRAAERLAQLDRHIAGLKQTGADDARNALRNEMYLACRNADIDAGITSCDSPVGSGKTTAIMAHLLAQAEKRGLRRIFVVLPFTNIIKQSVDIYRKTLVLPGENAEEVVAELHHRADFESKDARHLTALWRAPIIVTTAVAFFETLASNSTAALRRLHELPGSAVFVDESHAALPAKLLPIAWKWINVYAAEWNCYWVLASGSLNRFWTIPEIIGNESFHPVPEIIDDELRKRLAVYENNRISYHCDLFPKGTAELAQWISGFPGPRLVILNTVQSAAVLADYFSEHFGRECVEHLSTALTPNDRSNTLERIKKRLMDKKDTNWTLIATSCIEAGVNLSFRTGFRELGALVSLLQASGRVNREGVLDNAEMWTFCILEDGMLRLNPGLKEAAAVLKRFFEGNSAIVPELSTQSLTDEIALYGLSGKHRNLVTNEKLQNFRKVEEDFKVIDSDTRLVVVDPSMAKRLQYGKVDWKELQKVSVQIAKYKLDELRTPMIMDKIYRWNLEYDGFLGYMAGIVKLKKYSGGAIII